The following DNA comes from Pseudoalteromonas aliena SW19.
AAATGTGAAGCGGAGCGAAACGTAACCCACTGTTTTAGTTCCGTTTAAACGCCTTGTTAAGCAACTTTCCCACAACATTCCTTGAATCGTAAGCCCCTGTTACAAGGGCATTTTGCAATTCGAGATGGAGAAAAACGCATAGATTCATCGTTAAATAAAAGCCGATTTTCTATGGTTTCTTGTATTACAAATGGACGCCAAACCCTACCAATTTCTGATTGACCATGAATACGACCAGCATAAACGCCAAGAAAACGAGTTTGAATACCACCTGCCATTTCATAGTTACCATCCGATGTTTGATAACTATCAGCCCGAAGAACAACCGGAGAGCCAGACATGCCCGCACGAGTCGTAGCGTCAATTAAAAATGCAGGTCGATTTACCTCAAAATCAATACCATGGTCAGAAGCGATGTTACCCGTTTTCCATATTGGCCAATTGGCACCGGCAGATAATCCAAATGGATAGCCAACTACTGATACAGGCATAGCTGTTACTGGCACCATGTCTTTGTCTTTTAACTGGTAATCTAATGTATATATTTCAATATCATCAGTTTCATCTAACTTTATTACAACAACATCAACTTCACTACCTAAGGGGTGCTCTAACCATAGAGGATCTTCATTATCATCTAA
Coding sequences within:
- a CDS encoding trypsin-like peptidase domain-containing protein, which gives rise to MIRYVDPLSCTSLFIEPCFNEIGLSVATGFLLKYCEDTYLITNWHVVSGKDADSLECLDKKNLAIPNNLLVSFHKKGSLGEWVKRRIDLLDDNEDPLWLEHPLGSEVDVVVIKLDETDDIEIYTLDYQLKDKDMVPVTAMPVSVVGYPFGLSAGANWPIWKTGNIASDHGIDFEVNRPAFLIDATTRAGMSGSPVVLRADSYQTSDGNYEMAGGIQTRFLGVYAGRIHGQSEIGRVWRPFVIQETIENRLLFNDESMRFSPSRIAKCPCNRGLRFKECCGKVA